A genomic window from Silene latifolia isolate original U9 population chromosome Y, ASM4854445v1, whole genome shotgun sequence includes:
- the LOC141631984 gene encoding uncharacterized protein LOC141631984, translating into MEVLFRLLRSLLTFHGFSYHPKCIKINLTHLIFTDDLLVFTRGDLPSVQAVDTCLSLFAAYSGLRVNPVKSNLFFGGVPAQLKELILSTTGYVEGDFPNFWGASVLLPKGVVKKINKMCNDFLWGIGEGQRRMVFKSWGSFCCPTQEGGVNIKEVLSWNKCLMLEWIRKIVLDLPTIWVRWIKAYVLKGVSIWEFHLTAAYSWSWSSIISYRDLLLASVGTAAAAHQFLCQADYKKQAYDLFRDKGPLFPMHKTLGDTLNYPKHVIIRLLALQNKLPTIDNL; encoded by the exons ATGGAGGTGCTATTCAGATTGCTTAGAAGCCTCCTAACTTTCCATGGTTTCTCTTATCACCCTAAATGTATTAAGATCAACCTTACCCATCTTATTTTTACAGATGATCTCTTGGTATTTACTCGAGGGGATCTCCCATCTGTCCAAGCAGTGGATACATGCTTGAGTCTTTTTGCTGCTTATTCAGGTTTGAGAGTGAACCCAGTGAAATCAAACCTATTTTTTGGAGGGGTTCCTGCTCAGCTTAAGGAGCTTATACTGTCTACTACAGGGTATGTTGAAGGTGATTTTCCT AACTTTTGGGGAGCAAGTGTACTGCTGCCTAAGGGTGTGGTCAAGAAGATCAACAAGATGTGTAATGACTTCTTATGGGGAATTGGTGAGGGGCAGAGAAGGATGGTGTTTAAGAGTTGGGGGAGTTTCTGCTGCCCAACACAGGAAGGAGGGGTTAATATAAAAGAAGTTTTAAGTTGGAACAAGTGTTTAATGTTGGAATGGATTAGGAAAATTGTGCTGGATCTACCTACCATCTGGGTTAGATGGATCAAAGCTTATGTCCTCAAAGGAGTTAGTATTTGGGAATTCCATCTTACTGCTGCCTATTCATGGAGTTGGAGTAGTATCATATCCTATCGTGACCTCCTTCTTGCCTCAGTTGGGACTGCTGCAGCTGCTCATCAGTTCCTGTGCCAAGCAGATTACAAGAAGCAGGCATATGACCTGTTTAGAGATAAAGGGCCCTTGTTCCCTATGCATAAAACTCTGGGAGATACACTCAACTACCCCAAGCATGTGATCATCAGACTCTTAGCCCTTCAGAATAAGCTTCCTACTATTGATAACTTGTGA
- the LOC141631983 gene encoding uncharacterized protein LOC141631983, whose amino-acid sequence MAAITLRSILDAKLGSNNFDDWYHNLRIVLMHEKLIDVIDKPAKVAPRKGEDDANVLDIYAKYLEQSTTAKCIILASMTADLQRQHNDMNPPQIIEHLKKMYGSQSRTARYQLSKSLFESKLKSKEPVGLHVLKMVDLIEQLEKHGCTLGKELSQDLILQLLTILIHRSSLILT is encoded by the coding sequence ATGGCTGCTATAACACTGCGTAGCatacttgatgctaagctgggCAGTAACAATTTTGATGATTGGTACCACAACCTGAGAATTGTTCTCATGCATGAAAAGCTAATCGATGTGATCGATAAGCCTGCTAAGGTAGCACCCCGTAAGGGAGAAGATGATGCAAATGTATTAGATATATATGCTAAGTACTTGGAACAAAGTACTACTGCAAAGTGCATTATTTTGGCCTCCATGACTGCTGATTTGCAGAGACAACATAATGACATGAATCCACCACAGATTATTGAACATCTTAAGAAGATGTATGGGTCTCAGAGTAGGACTGCAAGGTACCAGTTATCTAAGTCCTTGTTTGAGTCTAAATTGAAATCTAAGGAGCCAGTGGGTCTCCATGTTCTAAAGATGGTTGATCTGATAGAACAGCTTGAGAAGCATGGATGCACTCTTGGTAAAGAGTTATCGCAAGATTTGATCTTGCAGCTCTTAACGATACTTATTCACCGTTCATCATTAATTTTAACATGA
- the LOC141631982 gene encoding secreted RxLR effector protein 161-like, whose protein sequence is MTCTRPDVAYALGVASRYQRNLGEGHWKVVKTILKYLRRTKDQFLIFGDCELKVFGYTDANYASDKDDSKSTSGYVFTLNGGAVSWRSSKQGTVDDSVTEAEYIAACDAAKEAVWIRMFLTELGVVPSVEEGVPLMCDNTGAIAQAKESR, encoded by the coding sequence ATGACATGTACAAGGCCTGATGTGGCCTACGCGCTAGGAGTAGCAAGTAGGTATCAGCGAAATCTTGGTGAGGGACATTGGAAAGTGGTGAAAaccatccttaagtacttgagaagaactaaagaccaattcCTCATTTTTGGAGATTGTGAGCTAAAAGTGTTTGGCTATACTGATGCTAACTATGCATCAGATAAGGATGATAGCAAGTCTACCTCGGGTTATGTTTTCACCTTGAATGGCGGAGCTGTGAGTTGGAGGAGTTCCAAACAAGGTACAGTAGACGACTCAGTAACCGAAGCAGAGTACATAGCCGCATGTGATGCTGCTAAAGAAGCCGTTTGGATAAGAATGTTCTTAACTGAACTTGGTGTTGTTCCTTCTGTGGAGGAAGGTGTTCCtctaatgtgtgataatacgggAGCTATTGCACAAGCAAAGGAGTCAAGATAG